The Ailuropoda melanoleuca isolate Jingjing unplaced genomic scaffold, ASM200744v2 unplaced-scaffold54939, whole genome shotgun sequence DNA window GCCGCCGGAGCAGCCACagacgccgccgccgccgccgctgcccgAGCCGCGATGCCGGAGCCGCCGGTCGAGCGCGTGGTGGTGCACCCGCTGGTGCTGCTGAGCGTCGTCGACCACTTCAACCGGATCGGGAAGGTGGGCAACCAGAAGCGCGTCGTGGGCGTCCTGCTGGGCTCGTGGCAGAAGAAGGTGCTGGACGTGTCGAACAGCTTCGCCGTGCCCTTCGATGAGGACGACAAGGACGACTCGGTGTGGTTCCTGGACCACGACTACCTGGAGAACATGTACGGCATGTTCAAGAAGGTCAACGCACGGGAGCGGATCGTGGGATGGTATCACACCGGTCCGAAGCTGCACAAGAACGACATCGCCATCAACGAGCTGGTGAAGCGCTACTGCTCCAACTCGGTGCTGGTGATCATCGACGTGAAGCCCAAGGACCTCGGGCTGCCCACCGAAGGCTACATCTCCGTGGAAGAGGTGCACGACGACGGCACCCCGACATCCAAGACCTTTGAGCATGTGACCAGCGAAATCGGAGCGGAGGAAGCTGAGGAGGTCGGGGTGGAGCACCTGCTCCGTGACATCAAGGACACCACCGTGGGCACCCTTTCCCAGCGCATCACAAACCAGGTCCATGGTTTGAAGGGACTGAATTCCAAACTCCTTGATATCAGGAGCTACCTGGAGAAAGTAGCTGTGGGCAAGCTTCCCATTAGCCATCCGATCATCTATCAGCTCCAGGATGTCTTCAACCTCCTGCCGGATGTCAGCCTGCAAGAGT harbors:
- the LOC117799670 gene encoding 26S proteasome non-ATPase regulatory subunit 7-like — encoded protein: MPEPPVERVVVHPLVLLSVVDHFNRIGKVGNQKRVVGVLLGSWQKKVLDVSNSFAVPFDEDDKDDSVWFLDHDYLENMYGMFKKVNARERIVGWYHTGPKLHKNDIAINELVKRYCSNSVLVIIDVKPKDLGLPTEGYISVEEVHDDGTPTSKTFEHVTSEIGAEEAEEVGVEHLLRDIKDTTVGTLSQRITNQVHGLKGLNSKLLDIRSYLEKVAVGKLPISHPIIYQLQDVFNLLPDVSLQEFVKAFYL